In Luteimonas viscosa, the following proteins share a genomic window:
- a CDS encoding O-succinylhomoserine (thiol)-lyase — protein sequence MTATPPNAAAVDCRRPATRAVRAGIDRDAAFGAVTPPIVLSSNFSFDGFGNKRAYDYTRSGNPTRDLLGEALAELEGGAGGVVTATGMGAITLVLNALLETGDTLVVPHDAYGGSWRLFNALAAKGHFRLVTADLTDPRSLADALAQSPKLVLIETPSNPLLRVTDLRFVIEAAQRAGALTVVDNTFLSPALQTPIAFGADVVVHSTTKYINGHSDVVGGAVVARTPELHERLTWWANALGITGAPFDAFLTLRGLRTLDARLRVHQENAQAIAQQLEAHPAVAKVHYPGLASHPGHALAARQQTGFGAMLSLELDGGVEAVRAFVDGLQYFTLAESLGGVESLVAHPATMTHAAMTPEARAAAGIPDGLLRLSVGIEAQADLQADLADALARAQGAIDRQDAVLKRVDA from the coding sequence ATGACCGCCACGCCCCCCAACGCCGCTGCCGTCGATTGTCGCCGCCCCGCGACGCGCGCGGTCCGCGCCGGCATCGACCGCGATGCCGCCTTCGGCGCGGTCACGCCGCCGATCGTGCTGTCGAGCAACTTCAGCTTCGACGGCTTCGGCAACAAGCGTGCCTACGACTACACCCGCAGCGGCAACCCGACCCGCGACCTGCTCGGCGAGGCGCTGGCCGAACTCGAGGGCGGCGCCGGCGGCGTGGTCACGGCGACCGGCATGGGCGCGATCACCCTGGTGCTCAATGCGCTGCTCGAGACCGGCGACACCCTGGTGGTGCCGCACGATGCCTACGGCGGCAGCTGGCGCCTGTTCAACGCGCTGGCCGCCAAGGGCCACTTCAGGCTGGTCACCGCCGACCTCACCGATCCGCGCTCGCTGGCCGACGCGCTGGCGCAGTCGCCGAAGCTGGTGCTGATCGAAACCCCATCCAATCCGCTGCTGCGGGTGACCGACCTGCGCTTCGTGATCGAGGCCGCGCAGCGCGCCGGCGCGCTCACCGTGGTCGACAACACTTTCCTGTCGCCGGCGCTGCAGACGCCGATCGCGTTCGGTGCCGACGTGGTGGTGCATTCGACCACCAAGTACATCAACGGCCACAGCGACGTGGTCGGCGGCGCGGTGGTGGCCCGGACCCCGGAACTGCACGAGCGCCTCACCTGGTGGGCGAACGCGCTGGGCATCACCGGCGCGCCGTTCGACGCCTTCCTGACCCTGCGCGGACTGCGCACCCTGGACGCACGCCTGCGCGTGCACCAGGAGAACGCGCAGGCGATCGCGCAGCAGCTCGAGGCGCATCCGGCGGTGGCGAAGGTGCACTACCCCGGCCTGGCCTCGCATCCGGGACATGCGCTGGCCGCGCGCCAGCAGACCGGTTTCGGCGCGATGCTGTCGCTGGAACTCGATGGCGGCGTCGAGGCGGTGCGCGCCTTCGTCGACGGCCTCCAGTACTTCACCCTGGCGGAGTCGCTCGGCGGGGTCGAGAGCCTGGTCGCGCACCCGGCCACGATGACCCATGCGGCGATGACGCCCGAGGCGCGGGCCGCGGCAGGCATTCCCGACGGATTGCTGCGGCTGTCCGTCGGCATCGAGGCCCAGGCCGACCTGCAGGCCGATCTCGCCGATGCGCTGGCACGCGCGCAGGGCGCCATCGACAGGCAGGACGCGGTCCTGAAGCGGGTGGACGCATGA
- a CDS encoding peptidoglycan DD-metalloendopeptidase family protein, protein MKPAALLPGIALVALGMGAVQASQVYRWTDAQGHAQYADRLDERVPAQAVARLEVPVEAAVVARLRVEQGDAGALAWVDNLLAGPIEVMLHADGGGSLVSDPALPARGTVAAQSGALLARIVQGNPRLRVAAVPGTPNARPRDVEYGYPLQTASLRIQQAWDGGFSHADDENRHAVDFAAPLGTPVLAARDGVVMQSEAGFGDATPGEDDAGLVARANFIRVLHDDGTMALYAHLQTGGVLVRLGQHVRRGQVIGLSGNTGRSTAPHLHFVVQANRGMRLQSVPFRMFGPHGILRFGNARAGGG, encoded by the coding sequence GTGAAGCCGGCCGCGCTTCTGCCCGGTATCGCGCTGGTCGCGCTGGGCATGGGTGCGGTGCAGGCGTCGCAGGTCTATCGCTGGACCGATGCCCAGGGCCACGCGCAATACGCCGATCGCCTAGACGAACGGGTACCGGCGCAGGCCGTCGCCAGGCTCGAGGTCCCGGTCGAGGCCGCCGTGGTCGCGCGACTGCGTGTCGAGCAGGGCGACGCGGGCGCGCTCGCCTGGGTCGACAACCTGCTGGCCGGGCCGATCGAGGTGATGCTGCATGCCGATGGTGGCGGTTCTCTGGTGAGCGATCCGGCGCTGCCCGCGCGTGGCACGGTGGCGGCGCAGTCGGGCGCGCTGCTGGCGCGGATCGTGCAGGGCAACCCGCGCCTGCGCGTGGCGGCGGTCCCCGGCACGCCCAATGCGCGACCACGCGATGTCGAATACGGCTACCCGCTGCAGACCGCCTCGCTGCGGATCCAGCAGGCCTGGGATGGCGGCTTCAGCCACGCCGACGACGAGAACCGCCACGCGGTCGACTTCGCCGCGCCGCTCGGCACTCCCGTGCTCGCCGCACGCGATGGCGTGGTGATGCAGTCGGAAGCGGGGTTCGGCGACGCCACGCCGGGCGAGGACGACGCGGGGCTGGTCGCGCGCGCGAACTTCATCCGCGTGTTGCACGACGACGGCACCATGGCGCTGTACGCCCACCTGCAGACGGGTGGGGTGCTGGTACGCCTCGGCCAGCACGTGCGCCGTGGCCAGGTCATCGGGCTCTCCGGCAATACCGGGCGCAGTACCGCGCCGCACCTGCATTTCGTGGTGCAGGCCAACCGCGGCATGCGGCTGCAGTCGGTGCCGTTCCGGATGTTCGGTCCGCACGGGATCCTGCGGTTCGGCAACGCGCGGGCCGGCGGCGGCTGA
- the metX gene encoding homoserine O-succinyltransferase MetX, with protein MSLVDLPARMLPSFDAVAASALCAADVEAPPACRGEFEFDLPLRHAGVHRVRIAWELLGPPGAPVVLVAGGISAHRHVVASAAFPEAGWAGDLAGDGRALDPAKTRVLGFDYVGADGRTDAPIDTADQADAVAALLDALHVEALQAFVGYSYGALVGLQFAVRHPRRLAKLVAVSGAHRAHPYAAAWRALQRKAVALGQLQCADVQGLSLARQFAMLSYRTPEEFEERFDAPPEVSNGRVRVAAEDYLDAAGARFVARTPVNAWLRLSESIDLHRIDPSQVAVPTLVVAVEGDRLVPLSDSVALVEGLGHAGQLRVLRSPYGHDAFLKETDRIDGILAGVLHNPGDPA; from the coding sequence ATGAGCCTTGTCGACCTTCCCGCCCGCATGCTGCCTTCGTTCGACGCCGTCGCGGCGTCGGCGCTGTGCGCGGCGGACGTCGAAGCGCCGCCGGCATGCCGCGGCGAGTTCGAATTCGACCTGCCGCTGCGCCACGCGGGCGTGCATCGGGTCCGCATCGCCTGGGAACTCCTGGGCCCCCCCGGCGCGCCGGTGGTGCTGGTGGCCGGCGGCATCTCCGCGCATCGCCACGTCGTCGCCAGCGCCGCGTTCCCCGAAGCCGGCTGGGCCGGCGACCTGGCCGGCGACGGCCGCGCGCTGGATCCGGCGAAGACGCGTGTCCTGGGCTTCGACTACGTCGGCGCGGACGGCCGCACCGACGCGCCGATCGACACCGCCGACCAGGCCGATGCGGTCGCGGCCCTGCTCGATGCCCTGCATGTCGAGGCACTGCAGGCGTTCGTCGGCTATTCCTATGGCGCCCTGGTGGGGCTGCAGTTCGCCGTCCGGCATCCGCGCCGGCTGGCGAAGCTGGTCGCGGTCAGCGGCGCGCATCGCGCCCACCCCTACGCTGCGGCATGGCGCGCGCTGCAGCGCAAGGCGGTGGCGCTGGGCCAGTTGCAGTGCGCCGACGTGCAGGGCCTGTCGCTGGCGCGCCAGTTCGCGATGCTCAGCTACCGCACGCCGGAAGAATTCGAGGAGCGCTTCGACGCGCCGCCGGAAGTGAGCAACGGCCGCGTGCGCGTCGCCGCCGAGGATTACCTGGATGCGGCCGGCGCGCGTTTCGTCGCGCGCACGCCGGTCAACGCCTGGCTGCGGCTGTCCGAATCGATCGACCTGCACCGCATCGACCCCTCCCAGGTGGCGGTGCCGACGCTGGTGGTCGCGGTCGAGGGCGACCGCCTGGTGCCGCTGTCCGATTCGGTGGCGCTGGTCGAAGGCCTCGGCCACGCCGGCCAGCTGCGCGTATTGCGCTCGCCCTACGGCCACGACGCCTTCTTGAAAGAAACCGACCGCATCGACGGCATCCTCGCCGGCGTGCTGCACAACCCCGGAGATCCCGCATGA
- a CDS encoding peptide chain release factor 3 yields the protein MPDVSAEAARRRTFAIISHPDAGKTTLTEKLLLFGGAIQMAGSVKGRKAARHATSDWMALEKERGISVTSSVMQFPYEGRIVNLLDTPGHADFGEDTYRVLTAVDSALMVIDVAKGVEERTIKLMEVCRMRDTPIMTFINKLDREGKDPIDLLDEVESVLGIQCAPVTWPIGMGQRLKGVVHLVTGEVHLYEPGRNFTRQDSTIFPSLDAPGLEQRIGADMLADLREELELVQGASHPFDIEAYLAGRQTPVFFGSGVNNFGVQPLLDFFVEHAPSPRMRDTTTRKVAPTEGALTGFVFKIQANMDPQHRDRVAFMRVCSGRFSAGMKVFHARTGKDMKLANALTFMASDREIAAEAFPGDVIGIHNHGTISIGDTFTEGEPLAFTGIPNFAPELFRRARLRDPLKLKQLQKGLAQLSEEGATQFFRPLMSNDLILGAVGVLQFDVVAYRLKDEYGVDAAFEPVQVATARWVKCEDAKKLEEFRDKHAMNLAIDGAGELVYLAPTRVNLQLAEERAPAVRFMATREHAHAVAVD from the coding sequence ATGCCCGACGTTTCCGCCGAAGCCGCCCGCCGCCGTACCTTCGCGATCATCTCGCATCCCGACGCCGGCAAGACCACGCTGACCGAGAAGCTGCTGCTGTTCGGCGGTGCGATCCAGATGGCAGGCAGCGTCAAGGGGCGCAAGGCCGCGCGCCACGCCACCTCCGACTGGATGGCACTGGAGAAGGAACGCGGCATCTCGGTCACCAGTTCGGTGATGCAGTTCCCCTACGAGGGCCGCATCGTCAACCTGCTCGACACCCCCGGCCACGCCGACTTCGGCGAGGACACCTACCGGGTGCTGACCGCGGTCGACTCGGCGCTGATGGTGATCGACGTCGCCAAGGGCGTCGAGGAGCGCACGATCAAGCTGATGGAGGTGTGCCGCATGCGCGACACGCCGATCATGACCTTCATCAACAAGCTCGACCGCGAAGGCAAGGATCCGATCGACCTGCTGGACGAGGTGGAAAGCGTGCTCGGCATCCAGTGCGCGCCGGTGACCTGGCCGATCGGCATGGGACAGCGGCTCAAGGGCGTGGTCCACCTGGTGACCGGCGAAGTGCACCTGTACGAGCCCGGCCGCAACTTCACCCGTCAGGATTCGACGATCTTCCCGTCGCTGGACGCGCCGGGGCTGGAGCAACGGATCGGCGCCGACATGCTGGCCGACCTGCGCGAGGAACTGGAGCTGGTGCAGGGCGCCAGCCATCCCTTCGACATCGAGGCCTATCTCGCCGGGCGGCAGACGCCGGTGTTCTTCGGCTCCGGCGTCAACAACTTCGGTGTGCAGCCGCTGCTGGACTTCTTCGTCGAACACGCGCCCTCGCCGAGGATGCGCGACACGACCACGCGCAAGGTCGCGCCGACCGAAGGCGCGCTGACCGGCTTCGTCTTCAAGATCCAGGCCAACATGGACCCGCAGCACCGCGACCGCGTCGCCTTCATGCGCGTGTGCTCGGGACGCTTCAGCGCCGGGATGAAGGTGTTCCACGCCCGCACCGGCAAGGACATGAAGCTGGCCAATGCGCTGACCTTCATGGCCAGCGACCGCGAGATCGCCGCCGAGGCGTTCCCCGGCGACGTGATCGGCATCCACAACCACGGCACGATCTCGATCGGCGACACGTTCACCGAAGGCGAGCCGCTCGCCTTCACCGGCATCCCCAACTTCGCACCCGAGCTGTTCCGCCGCGCCCGGCTGCGCGATCCGCTCAAGCTCAAGCAGCTGCAGAAGGGGCTGGCCCAGCTGTCGGAAGAAGGCGCCACCCAGTTCTTCCGCCCGCTGATGAGCAACGACCTGATCCTCGGCGCGGTGGGCGTGCTGCAGTTCGACGTGGTCGCCTACCGGCTCAAGGACGAGTACGGCGTCGATGCCGCCTTCGAACCCGTGCAGGTGGCGACCGCGCGCTGGGTGAAATGCGAGGACGCGAAGAAGCTGGAAGAGTTCCGCGACAAGCACGCGATGAACCTGGCGATCGACGGCGCCGGCGAACTGGTCTATCTCGCGCCGACGCGGGTCAACCTGCAGCTGGCGGAGGAGCGCGCGCCGGCGGTCCGGTTCATGGCCACACGCGAGCACGCGCACGCCGTCGCCGTCGACTGA
- the trhA gene encoding PAQR family membrane homeostasis protein TrhA gives MRAHRALDLRDELASALTHGVGAAAALAGGAVLITLAAIHGDGWQLGAAIVFGVSLLLLYLASTLYHAVQHPIAKGRLKVFDHCAIYLLIAGTYTPFTLVGLRGTWGWSLFAAIWTLALAGVVFKLFYTGRFRKLSTLIYVAMGWLVVVAIKPVMETLDAWTLGWLLAGGLFYTLGTYYYHRESVRYSHAIWHLFCIAGSVCHYVAVMAQVIPR, from the coding sequence GTGAGGGCGCATCGGGCGCTCGACCTGCGCGACGAACTCGCCAGCGCGCTGACCCACGGGGTGGGCGCCGCAGCGGCGCTGGCAGGTGGCGCGGTCCTGATCACGCTCGCCGCGATCCACGGCGACGGCTGGCAACTCGGCGCGGCGATCGTGTTCGGGGTTTCCCTGCTGCTGCTCTATCTCGCCTCGACGCTGTACCACGCGGTCCAGCACCCGATCGCCAAGGGCCGCCTCAAGGTGTTCGACCACTGCGCGATCTACCTGCTGATCGCCGGCACCTACACTCCGTTCACCCTGGTCGGCCTGCGCGGCACCTGGGGCTGGAGCCTGTTCGCGGCGATCTGGACCCTGGCCCTGGCAGGCGTGGTGTTCAAGCTGTTCTACACCGGCCGTTTCAGGAAGCTCTCGACCCTGATCTACGTCGCGATGGGCTGGCTGGTGGTGGTCGCGATCAAGCCGGTGATGGAGACCCTTGACGCCTGGACCCTCGGGTGGCTGCTGGCGGGCGGGCTGTTCTACACCCTCGGCACCTATTACTACCATCGCGAATCGGTGCGTTACTCGCATGCGATCTGGCATCTGTTCTGCATCGCCGGCAGCGTCTGCCACTACGTCGCGGTGATGGCGCAGGTGATTCCCCGCTGA
- a CDS encoding phytase translates to MRLALPLLAALLLAACATPRAPAPSGSQASPPAGVVTVPERYVTIENPEDELDSLATWPTEDGGTWLIATAKNTHELVVFDADSGEQLRSVGHRGAADGEFLRPNGVFVHGDVLFVSERDNRRVQMLRLPDFRPLGSFGEGELRSPYGLWVHEPVPGELHAYVTDSFMEGPRFDVVPPLETLDRRVRRYRIRFDPAGMPIVHAAGHFGDTREATALRMVESLLGDPAHDRLLVADEDRRHATALREYTLDGRFTGGGIAPGVFLADPEGIALWACTADTGYWIAADQLRPLTIFRVFDRITLAPRGTFSGQVTAWTDGVALYAGATARFPTGALFAVHDDRAVAAFDLGDIARALQLDPACVR, encoded by the coding sequence ATGCGCCTTGCCCTCCCCCTCCTGGCGGCCCTGTTGCTGGCCGCCTGCGCGACTCCGCGCGCGCCTGCCCCGTCCGGCTCCCAGGCTTCGCCGCCCGCCGGCGTCGTCACCGTGCCCGAACGGTACGTCACCATCGAGAACCCGGAAGACGAACTGGATTCGCTCGCCACCTGGCCCACCGAGGACGGCGGCACCTGGCTGATCGCCACCGCCAAGAACACCCACGAACTGGTGGTGTTCGACGCCGACAGCGGCGAGCAGCTGCGCAGCGTCGGCCATCGCGGCGCCGCCGATGGCGAGTTCCTGCGGCCCAATGGCGTCTTCGTCCACGGCGACGTGCTGTTCGTGTCCGAGCGCGACAACCGCCGGGTACAGATGCTGCGGCTGCCGGATTTCCGGCCGCTGGGCAGTTTCGGCGAGGGCGAGCTGCGCAGCCCTTACGGGCTCTGGGTGCACGAACCGGTGCCGGGCGAACTGCATGCGTACGTCACCGACAGCTTCATGGAAGGACCGCGCTTCGACGTGGTGCCGCCACTGGAGACACTCGACCGGCGCGTGCGCCGCTACCGCATCCGGTTCGACCCCGCCGGCATGCCGATCGTGCACGCCGCGGGCCACTTCGGCGATACCCGCGAGGCGACCGCGCTGCGGATGGTCGAGTCGTTGCTCGGCGACCCGGCGCACGACCGGCTGCTGGTCGCGGACGAGGACCGCCGCCACGCCACCGCGCTGCGCGAGTACACGCTCGACGGCCGCTTCACCGGGGGCGGAATCGCGCCCGGGGTGTTTCTGGCCGATCCCGAGGGGATCGCACTGTGGGCCTGCACCGCCGACACCGGCTACTGGATCGCTGCGGACCAATTGCGTCCGCTGACGATCTTCCGGGTGTTCGACCGGATCACACTGGCGCCGCGCGGGACGTTCTCGGGCCAGGTCACGGCCTGGACCGACGGCGTCGCGCTGTACGCCGGCGCCACCGCGCGCTTCCCCACCGGCGCGCTGTTCGCGGTCCACGACGATCGCGCGGTCGCGGCCTTCGACCTGGGCGACATCGCCCGCGCGCTGCAGCTCGATCCGGCCTGCGTGCGGTGA